The Microbacter margulisiae genomic sequence ACTGACAAGGAAAACACGAAGCCGGACATTTCATATGCCCATTCATTTAACCTTGATTATAAAATTGTTATCGATGAAACAGGATCGCCAAACCAAAGAAAATGTCTACAAAGTTATTGCGCACGACAGAGACCGAACTAATATTCTGAAAACGATAGAATTAAAAACAATCACCTTTCTTGTTCAGCGGACACCATCGTGGGTAACGCCAGATATGCTGACAATCATAGGATTTCTGGGTACAGTAACTGTCTTTGTTAGTTTTTTATTAGCCAACTACTTCAATCCCCATCTTCTGTTAATCGGTGTGTTAGGGTTTGGCATTAGCTGGTTTGGAGATTCACTCGACGGGACCTTGGCTTACTATCGCAAAAAACCCAGAAAATGGTATGGTTTTGCACTTGATTTCACAACTGACTGGTTGGGAGTCATTCTAATGAATGCCGGATTAATTGTCTATCTGCACCACGCATGGGAATTCATCGGTTTTTCATTTGCTGTTTTGTATGGATGGGAAATGATTACTGCTCTGCTACGCTATAAAATTACAAATAAATATACTATCGATTCAGGTTTATTCGGGCCAACTGAAGTAAGAATCATTGTTGCCCTGATTTTGATTCTGGAAGTGCTTATCCACAATTCTATTCTTTATATAGGATTATTTATCTGCGTATTCTTGTTCATTTCAAACATAACAGAAACTATCAAACTATTAAAACTCTCAGATGCTCGTGATAAAGAAGAAATGGGAAAATCATCGGTATAAGAGTCTGTTTGACAAGCTTGTTATTTTCTTTAAGGCTCAAATATCTGCCATGATTGGAGGAGTTTCAGACTACTTCATCATGTTGTTTTTTACGCAGGTATTTCATATCCACTATACTATCAGTATCGCTATAAGCGGAGTTTTGGGGGCTGTGATCAATTTTTCCTTAAATAAAACATGGGCATTTATGTCCAAACAATTCCCATACAAACACACATTCCGTACCCAGATGATGAAATTCATCGTCGTAGTGATTAATAGCATACTTTTAAAAATACTTGGCACATATCTATTTACCACTTACATGCATATTGACTACAGAATCAGCCGTATTATCGTTGACCTGATCGTATCCATTGCATTCAACTATAATTTGCAGAAGTATTGGGTTTTCAAACAAGTTAAACAGCAACCGATCCCTGCAAATTAGTGTTTTCACTCCAAAAAATAAAAAAGGCCTCTTTGAAAAAAGAAGGCCTTTAAAATTATATAGCAAAAAACAGTTAGGAATTCATTCCTCCCCCAATCGCTATAATATTTGTAAAATCAGACCAGCCCACAGCTGCCTGATATAAACTTAAAGAAGCACTAGGCACATACAGGATACATGTGTTTGTATTAATTCCGCCAAACACCGACGTGGCCATCTTAAGTCCGACCGGAGTAGCAGCATAAGCATAAATGGAAGCCAGATTCCTACAATTGTAAAATGCATAGGCTCCAATAAAATCAACTGCTGAAGGAATAGTTATTACTGTAAAACCAGTACATCCTGAAAAGGCTCCGCTTCCAAGAGTTGTCACTCCTGCGGGAATCGAAAAGGACGACAAGCCAGAACAATTCATAAAAGCAGAA encodes the following:
- a CDS encoding CDP-alcohol phosphatidyltransferase family protein, which gives rise to MKQDRQTKENVYKVIAHDRDRTNILKTIELKTITFLVQRTPSWVTPDMLTIIGFLGTVTVFVSFLLANYFNPHLLLIGVLGFGISWFGDSLDGTLAYYRKKPRKWYGFALDFTTDWLGVILMNAGLIVYLHHAWEFIGFSFAVLYGWEMITALLRYKITNKYTIDSGLFGPTEVRIIVALILILEVLIHNSILYIGLFICVFLFISNITETIKLLKLSDARDKEEMGKSSV
- a CDS encoding GtrA family protein, which gives rise to MIKKKWENHRYKSLFDKLVIFFKAQISAMIGGVSDYFIMLFFTQVFHIHYTISIAISGVLGAVINFSLNKTWAFMSKQFPYKHTFRTQMMKFIVVVINSILLKILGTYLFTTYMHIDYRISRIIVDLIVSIAFNYNLQKYWVFKQVKQQPIPAN